The DNA region TGACGTCAGCCACAGCGCGATCGCCGCGCCCGCACCCGCAATGACCCCAAGTCGTACCTTCATAGGGCTCCTCATGGATACTGCCGATTGAATTCCTCGATCACTTGAGCCGACACATCGACCGTATCGTCGAAAAAGATCGTCGGCCCACCCCGGCCCCGATCCAGTACGAGTTGCAGGCTCAGGCGCTTCGCGACCTTGCCCGAGATGCCCTCCAACTTGTCCCGGAAGCCGTCCAACACTTCCTTCTGCTTATCCGCCACTTCCCGGTTCAGATCCCCGACCTTCTGCTGATACTCCGCCATCCGCCGGCGGAATTGCTCCTCTCGCTCGCGCTTCGCGGTCGGGCTGAGCACGCTGCCCTGCTTCATGAAATCTTCTTCCATCCGGCGCAGCTCTTTCTCTTCCATTTCGATCAGCGCCTGCCGGTTCTTCGTGAACGAGGCCAGCGCGTCCTTCGCCTTCTTGCCGACGTTGGTGTCGTTCAACACCCGCTGAGGATCGACGACCCCGACCCGGACAGACGAGGGCACAGTGACATTGCTCGAGCGACAGCCGCCGCTCACCAAGGCCCAGGCGACAATCACCGCGCAAAGTGAAGCCCGTAGGAACACCGACTGATTCAGACTGACGTGTGCAGGTAGCATGTATCAACCTATCCTGATCAGAACAGCGACCCGATCGTAAATTCAAACACGCCCCTCCGCTCGGTGGGGCGTGGTTCCAAATTGATGCCGTAGGCGGCCCGCAACGGACCGAACGGCGAAATCCAGCGCGCTTCGAACCCCACGGTTTTCCGAAGCTTGTTGAGACTGACGGTCTCGTGGTCGTCGAAACCGGTCCCATAGTCGAAAAAGAGGACCCCGTTGAGCTTGGCCTCGGAACTGATCGTAAAAATGAAGTCGTTGTTGAAGATCAGTTCCTTGGCGGAGCCCAGCAATGAGCCCGACGGCGTGACGGGCCCCGCTCGGCCGAACACGAATCCGCGCATCGTGTTGATGCCGCCGACAAAGAAACGCTCGGTCAACGGAATGGGTTTCCCCTCGAGCCCTTGCGTGAACCCATAGCGGGCATGGATGGAAAAGCGCGTGTCATAGAGCAACGGCGTGTACTTAATGACATCGAAGAACATCTTATAGAAGTGGTTCGTCCCCCCCAGCGCCGGTGTGCCGTAGTCGGCACCGATTTGCATCCGCCACCCGGTCCGCGGATCGAGGTAATAGTCGCGGGTGTCCCGGAAGATCGACGTCCGGATGCCGGTGGAGGACTGATTGCCGAGCTGGCGGCAAATCAAGGGAATGACGTCGGGGCAAAGCCCTTCCTGCGGGTCTCTGTAGGTAATCTGCTCCGCGAACAGGCTGACGCTGCCGTTCACATATTCGGACAACCACCGGCTCCAAGTTGCGCTGGCGCCCGCCTTGGATTCGAAATAGGAAATATAATTGGTAATGGTCCGATAGATGTCCAGCTGCAAGGCATTGTACGAATCGTTCACGTACGGATTGCGGAACGTCACCAACCCCAATGACCGTTGCTGGCCCAACTGCCCCCGGATACGCCCCAACCACCCGTTGCCGCCCAGATTGCCTTCCGTGATATCCGCGATCGCCACCAATTTGTCGAGCGTACTGAACCCGCCGCCGATGCTGAACTGTCCGGTCGGCTTTTCTTTCACCTTCACGTTCAAGTCGACCTTGTCGGCATCGACCTGCTGCGGCAAGATTTCGACGGTCTCGAAGAAGTTGAGGTTGTTCAAACGCTGGAAGCTTCGCTTCAAAGCCAGCGTGTCGATCACATCCTGCTCGTCCAGCCGGAGTTCCCGCCGGATCACGTTGTCGCGGGTCTTGTCATTGCCGTTGATGTGGATCTCGCGAATCCGCATCATCTCGCCTTCCTTGACGTTCAGCAGGATCGATGCGGTCTTGGTGTTGTTGTCTGGATTGACGTTCGGGACGACGTCCGCAAACGCATACCCTTTCGCTCCGTAGAGGTCGGTGATGCGGGTGATTTCACCGCGAATCTTGGCGCGCTGGAAGATCTCGCCCGGCTTGATCCCCAGTCCTTCCCGTAATTCGTGATCCTCAAAGACCGTATTGCCCCGGAACCCGATCTCGGCCACCGTGTAGGGTTCACCCTCGACGATCGTATAACTGACCTCGAACCACTTCTTGTCGTTGCTCAACTCGATCGCAGGCTGGCCGATCTGAACGTTCAAGTAGCCTTTGTTCAGATACACCTCCCGCATACGCTCGATGTCGTTGGCCACCTCTTCCCGTTTGAGCACCCCGGCATCCGACAGAATCGACGGAACCTTCAGCTGCGTGACCAGGCCATACCAGGGGATCCACTCGCGGGTGGCCATCACCTTGAACATTTCTTCCTTGGTCGCCGCCCGCATGCCGTCGAATTTTACCGCCCGCACCTTGGCCTTGGTCCCCTCCTTGATGAAGAAGGTCAGGCGTTTCCGGTCCTCATCGACGGTTTGAATAACCGGCACGACCTGGCAATTGAAATATCCGTCTTCCTGATAGGCCAGCCGGACCTTGTCCGCGCTTTCTTTCGCCTGCTGTTGATCGAGAAACGTCTGGCTCTTGATCGTAACTTTTTCTTTGAGCTTGTCGTCGCTGAGTTCCTCGTTCCCATCAAACACGATTTCGGTGATGAACGGCTTCTCGCGCACGACGAACATGATCGCGACGCCTTGAGGCCCCGGCTCGGTCTCGACCTGCACGTCTTCGAAGTAGCCCGTGTCATAGAGGATCTTGACTTGAGCGCGAAGCGCGTCCGCCGTGTACGGATCGTTCGCCTTCAGCGTCAGCCGGCCTTCGATGGCCTGCAGTTCGATACGCTTGTTGCCCTTGATCGTGACCGAGGCCACACGCGAAGCGCCCTCCTCCGCCAGCAACATGCTTGCCGCGCCGGCCGCGTAGAGCGCTACAATCGTCGATATAAGTATCAACACCCAGTGCGTGCGTCCCGTCTGTCCCACTACGATCCTTTTATTACGCGACGGGAATGCAGGCAATGATGGCCCAAGAGGTCGAGAGCGGAACCAAGGGACGAACGGCCGTCGTGCGTCGCGCGACGTTCAGCGCAACGTCCCGCCGCCGACTTCCGCCATCGAAGGCACCAGGGTGCCGTTCTGTGCGCAGCACAACCGCGAGTTCGAAAAGATTTCTAAAACTCCCGGATTATATTGACCACATTTTGCAATGTAAAGGAGTTTCCCCGCGCGGCAAGCGGCGAATACGACGCGGCGCGAGAGGGCGTGAAATCTTGACTTCATTCAGTTCATCACATACTATCCGGCGTATGGCACGTACAGACGTTCGGAAAGCTATCATCCCCGCAGCCGGTCTTGGCACACGATTTCTTCCCGCCACGAAAGCTTCTCCAAAAGAGATGCTGCCGTTGGTCGACAAGCCCCTCATTCAATATGTCGTCGAGGAAGCGGTCGCGTCGGGCATCGAAGACATCATCGTCATCACGGGGCGCGGCAAACGCGCCATCGAAGACCACTTCGACCGCTCGCTCGAACTGGAAGAAAATCTCAAAGGCAGCGGGAAGGCGCAGGTTCTCAACCAGATTCGGCACATTTCGAATCTCGCCAACTTTTGTTACGTCCGGCAATCGGAAGCGTTGGGCCTGGGGCATGCCGTCTTGTGCGCCCAACACCTGATCGGCGACGAACCCTTCGCCGTCATTCTCGGCGATGAAATCATCGACGCGCCGGTCCCCGGACTCGCCCAGCTCATCCACATTTACAAGAAACGCAAAGGCGCCGTGCTGGGCGTGCAGGAAGTTCCGCACCAGGAAGTGAGCCGATACGGCATCGTCTCCGCGCGACGAATGGGCACGGGCCTCCACCGTGTCAGCGACCTCGTTGAAAAACCGGCGCCCGCGGACGCACCGTCCAATCTCGCCGTCATCGGAAGGTACGTGTTGCCTCCGGAGATCTTCCCCATTCTGCGCAAGACCCCCCCGGGAAAAAACGGCGAGATCCAGCTGACCGACGCGCTCCGACAGCTCGTGCGGCAGGCCCCGATGTTCGCGCATGAGGTGCAGGGGCAGCGCCACGACGCGGGCGACAAGTTGGGCTTCCTGATCGCAACCGTCGAATTCGCACTCAAGAACCCGTCATTGGGGCCGGCGTTCGGCGACTATCTCCAACAGCGCCTTCGATCCTCGGTCGCCGAAAATCGCCGCAGGACAAACGGCCGGGCGAACCAGGCCCGGGAACGCGCCTCCAGTTAATTCCTCACGCGGATGGCCCACACTCAACGCGTTGTGGCCGCGCAACAGCGAACCCTAGACCTTCCACCCACGATACGGGAGTCTCATGGCTGAAGCATCTGAGCAGGAATTCTCGAGCAATCAGAACTTGGAACCGCCGGACCAACTCCCCTTGCTGCCCGTGCGGGA from Nitrospiraceae bacterium includes:
- the galU gene encoding UTP--glucose-1-phosphate uridylyltransferase GalU — protein: MARTDVRKAIIPAAGLGTRFLPATKASPKEMLPLVDKPLIQYVVEEAVASGIEDIIVITGRGKRAIEDHFDRSLELEENLKGSGKAQVLNQIRHISNLANFCYVRQSEALGLGHAVLCAQHLIGDEPFAVILGDEIIDAPVPGLAQLIHIYKKRKGAVLGVQEVPHQEVSRYGIVSARRMGTGLHRVSDLVEKPAPADAPSNLAVIGRYVLPPEIFPILRKTPPGKNGEIQLTDALRQLVRQAPMFAHEVQGQRHDAGDKLGFLIATVEFALKNPSLGPAFGDYLQQRLRSSVAENRRRTNGRANQARERASS
- the bamA gene encoding outer membrane protein assembly factor BamA; its protein translation is MGQTGRTHWVLILISTIVALYAAGAASMLLAEEGASRVASVTIKGNKRIELQAIEGRLTLKANDPYTADALRAQVKILYDTGYFEDVQVETEPGPQGVAIMFVVREKPFITEIVFDGNEELSDDKLKEKVTIKSQTFLDQQQAKESADKVRLAYQEDGYFNCQVVPVIQTVDEDRKRLTFFIKEGTKAKVRAVKFDGMRAATKEEMFKVMATREWIPWYGLVTQLKVPSILSDAGVLKREEVANDIERMREVYLNKGYLNVQIGQPAIELSNDKKWFEVSYTIVEGEPYTVAEIGFRGNTVFEDHELREGLGIKPGEIFQRAKIRGEITRITDLYGAKGYAFADVVPNVNPDNNTKTASILLNVKEGEMMRIREIHINGNDKTRDNVIRRELRLDEQDVIDTLALKRSFQRLNNLNFFETVEILPQQVDADKVDLNVKVKEKPTGQFSIGGGFSTLDKLVAIADITEGNLGGNGWLGRIRGQLGQQRSLGLVTFRNPYVNDSYNALQLDIYRTITNYISYFESKAGASATWSRWLSEYVNGSVSLFAEQITYRDPQEGLCPDVIPLICRQLGNQSSTGIRTSIFRDTRDYYLDPRTGWRMQIGADYGTPALGGTNHFYKMFFDVIKYTPLLYDTRFSIHARYGFTQGLEGKPIPLTERFFVGGINTMRGFVFGRAGPVTPSGSLLGSAKELIFNNDFIFTISSEAKLNGVLFFDYGTGFDDHETVSLNKLRKTVGFEARWISPFGPLRAAYGINLEPRPTERRGVFEFTIGSLF
- a CDS encoding OmpH family outer membrane protein — protein: MLPAHVSLNQSVFLRASLCAVIVAWALVSGGCRSSNVTVPSSVRVGVVDPQRVLNDTNVGKKAKDALASFTKNRQALIEMEEKELRRMEEDFMKQGSVLSPTAKREREEQFRRRMAEYQQKVGDLNREVADKQKEVLDGFRDKLEGISGKVAKRLSLQLVLDRGRGGPTIFFDDTVDVSAQVIEEFNRQYP